CAGCTCCTGCCGCCCGTAGCGGAACGACTGGAAGAGCGCGTCGTCGGAGGTGCCGAGCACGGGGTCGAAAATGCGGCGCTTGCTGCCGAAGCGCGGGTCGACGTTGGCGAAGCGGCTGCCCCAGGAGACGGAGCCCCAGGTGTCGCCCTCTTCGTAGACGCGGTCTGCCGCCCAGACACGGCCGGCGTGGTCGGCAAAGGCCGGGCCGCCAGCGTTGACGCGGTAAAGGTAAGTCAGCTCCTGCTTGGCTGCGGTCGGCTCCTTCTTCGGGGCCGGGTCGAGCTTGGCAAGGGTGTCGTCCTTGGGCAGGTGGTGGAGCGTGATCCAGTCGCGCGCCACCACTTTGCCGTCGATGCGGCCTTCGGCGTAGAGCAGGTTGGTCTGGATGTCCGCGCCGTCCCACTTGAAGTGCGTGCCGGGCCCGTTGCGCGTGCGCTTGCCCAGCGAGCGGGTGCGGAAACCGTTGTACAGCTCCACCTCGTCCACGTTGCCATAGACGACGATGCCGTCTTTCGCGCCCGGTTGCACCCAGCGGTCGGGCCAGGTGTGGGACGAGATGTAGACCATCGGTTCGTCGCTGCCCTCCACGTAATTGCTGCGATACATGTAGAAGGCGTCGAGCGGCTCACCCCAAATCGTTTGCAGGCCCTTGTTGTTGGCCGGGCCGATCTGGTCGAGCGGGCGGATGCCGTCGGTCGTCTGCTGGCCGAGGGCGCCCACGTTGCGGCCCGGGTTCTGGTGGGTGGTAAAGGGCCAGAGGAAGTGCCCGATGATCTGATCGCGGACCTTTTCGGCCTCGCCCAGCTTGATTTCGAGCAGGCCGGTCATGCGGTCTTCGGTCAGCGGGGCGTCGTCGTAAAAGCCGCCTTCGGAGTGGGCGTCGATGCTGCGCCAGGCGCCGTATTCGCCCACCATGCGCTGGCGGATCAGCTCCTCGCCATACTTGTAGGGGTCGCCGCCGTATGTGCCCGACCAGTTTTGCGGCACATCCCAGTCGGTGCCTTCGCCGCCGTTGCAGGTGACGATGGGGCGCTGGACGCTCGCGGTCGGGTCCAGCTCGCGGATGATCTCGACGCACTGCTCGGCAAACCATGCGGGTAGCTTGCTTTCGTTTTGCAGGCCGTAGAGGAAGATCGAGGGGCTGTTGCGGCGTTCCTTGATCCAGTCGCGCAGGAGAGCCTTGTAGTTGTTGTAAAAGTCTTCCTTCTCAAACCAGATGTGCGCGCCGAACTGCGTCCACCACAGCACACCCTTTTCGTCCCAGTGCTCGTTGAAGCGCAGATTGTGCGGGTGGTGGGCATCGCGGAAGGTGTTGAAACCGGCGGAGAGGATCTTGCTCACCCGGGCGTCGACCTGCTCGTCGGAGAAGGCGTGGCTCTGGCCGAGCAAGTGCTCGTAGTCGGCGACGCCGCGCACAAAAAAGGGCTCGCCGTTGATCTTGAGCGGCTGGCCCGGCTCGCCGTGCACATCGGGCCACTCGATATACCGGATGCCGAAGCGCGTTTGCGTGCGGTCGACTACCTTGCCGCCTTCGATGATCTCCGTGACCACCTGGTAGAGGTAGGGATTCGCGGGCGACCAGAGCTGCGGATTCTCCAATTTGGGGAAGTCTTGTGCCAGCTCGGTCGTGGCACCGGGGCGGAGGAAGGTCTTGGTCTCGACTTCGGCCACCGTCTGCCCATCGGCGTCGACCAGGCGATTGCGGATGGTGAAGTCGCGGCGCTCGTCGCGGTGGTTGCGGACTTCGGTCGTCAGGTGGACGTTCTCCACGTCTTTCCCGTTCCAGGCGTGCACACCAAAGGGCGTCACGCGCAGGGAATCCGTCACGACGACGGAGACCGGGCGGGAGATGCCGAAGGGCTGCGTGCCTTCGGAAAAACCGTAAGCCAGCTCACAGCCGCCGCAGACCCAGGGCAGGTCGCGGATGCCCTCGGGGTGATCGGCGCGGACGGCCACCGTGTTGGGGCCGTCGTAGTCGATCACATCCGTGACGTTGAGCGTAAAGGTCGTGAGGCCGCCGCCGTGGTGGCCGACCTGTTTGCCGTTGACCCACACCGAGGCATAGGAGCCTACGCCCTCGAAGAAGAGGAACACCTCGCGGCCATCGTCTTCGGGCTCGAGCGTAAAGGTGTTGCGGTACCAGGCCGAGCCGTGGAACACGCCGTGTTTCACCTGGCGGAAGCCCTCGTAGCTATCCCAGTTGTGCGGCACGCGCACCACTTCCCAGCCTGCGTCGTCAAACTCCGGCTGCTGGAAGGCCTGTTGCTCTGCCGAGGTATCTTCGGTGGCGACGGTGCGCCAGCCGTCGAGCAGGTAGGCTTGACGGCGCGTGTCGGCATCGGCCAGCACGGTGGAGGCCAGCGCCCATCCCAGGGCACCGGCTAGCATCGTTTGGGTAAAAGTCATGTCTCTATTGCTCGGCGGGGAACTCGAATTTCACGTCGTCGATCTGGAATACGGCGCGCTTGGCGCGTTCGTCGGCCCCGGGCAGCTCGTGGCCACCGGCGCCGCGTCGGCGGTATTCACCGGTGCGGAAGGTCATGCGCTCGACTTGCGGGATGTAGTCGCTGAAGTAGGCGTCGCGGTAGAGCGTCTCCTTGCCGTTGACGAGGATGCGGAACTTTTCGGTGTTTTTCTCGGGGTTGACCCAGATGGTCAGCTCCGACCACTCACCGGCCTGGTAAGTGCCGGCGTCTTTCCAGATGCCCTCATGGCGGGCTTCGATCTTGCCGTCGGCGGTCAACGCCACCTGGACGGGGCGCATGCCGTTGGGGCCGGTAAAGTCGATTTCGAGGCGGGCGTCGGTCTGCTCGGCCTTGAAGTTGAAGGTGGTCTTGACGCTGCGGCTGGCCGGGAAGGCGCGGGTGGCGCTGGCGTAATCGTAAGGGTCTTCGTCCACCAGTTGCAGCACGCGGCCATGCGTCTCATCGGCCTGAACGACGGTGACGGGGGCCCAGACGGGGCGGTAGATGTTCCAGAGCACCGGCATCTTGTTGATGTTCGTCTGCTCAAACTCGTCGTTGGCGGGCACCGGGGCGTCTGCGGTGATGGGGGTGGGCGTGCGGCTCACCCAGAGGTCTTCCTTGTTCACGCTGTAGGTCAGCCACAGGTCGTTGCCCGGCGGGTTGCCGTTGCCTTCGGAGATGCCGCGCACGTATTGCGGCCCCATGTTCTTGTAAAGGCCGGGCCAGCGTTGCACGGGCAGTTCGCCGTGGATGCTCAGCAGCTGGTCGAAGTTTTGGCCGTCGTCGCTCAACATCACGGCCAGCGGGTGGCGCAGGCGCGTGGTGGGGTTGTAGACGAGCGCATACTTGCCGTCGTCGGTCTTTTGCGCCCAATACTTCGAGCCGTTGACCTCCAGGCCGGGGATGAAGCCCTTGCGCTCCCAGGTCTCGCCCTCGTCGTCGGAGATCGAGGCCTGCGCGTCCTTGGCCAGGCCGACGACCTTGCCGTCGGGGCGGTGGTAGGTCATAAAGGCCTTGCCCTTCACGCGGTAAAAGCCGTCTTCGGCGCGGTCTTCCTCCCACCATTGGGCGGTGGCCAGCTTGTCGTTGAGCAGGGCTTCGCAAGCTTCCTTGAAGGCCGCATCGCCCGACTGGGTGTAAAAGGGATACTGCTTGGCCTTCGCTTCGTCCCAATTCGGGCCCGAGTTGTAGCGGATGAAGTAGATCGGGCCCAATTCGCCATTGGCCTTCACCTCGCGCACGACCCGGCCGATGCCGCTGCCGTCGTTGGGGTTGGGGGCCTCGCCGTGGAAGCCGGTGGCGAGCAGGCGGCCATTGGGCGCCACATACCACACCATGCGCTGGTGCGTCAGCGTCCACGAGCCGTCGGGCAGCTGGTAGGCGGGGAAGAGCAGCTTCGGCGCGCTCCAGTTGACGCCGTCGAGCGACGTCATGAAAGAGGTGTCGGTCGGCGTGTCGTGCTCGTTGACGGCACCGCTGAGGTAGGCGAGCAAAAACTTGTCCTGCCAATAGGCCAGCATGGGCGCGTGCAGGTAGGTATGGTCGAGCCCGTCCTGGTGCTGCGGCTGGGTGCGGTTGGCGCGGTAGACCTGGATGTTGTGGGTACCTACGGCCCAGCGCAGGCCGCCGTCGGCATTGGTGTTGGCCACCTCATCGCCGTTGAAGATGACGGGATGTTCGATTTCCGAAATCGGCTGCGCAGTGGCAGTGCAGCCCGCGAGCAGCGGAAGGGCAAAACAAGAAACGAGATAGGGGAGCTTCATAACGAATCGGGTCAGGGGGATGGACTCGGGTAAACCGCCGCCTACGACGCAAGTTGCGCCGCCAGCTTCAAAGCGGCCAGCAGGCTGCGGGGATCGGAGCGGCCCGTGCCGGCCAGATCGAAATTGGTGCCGTGCTCGACGGAGGTGCGGATGATGGGCAGGCCGAGGGTGATGTTCACCCCGCGCCAGATGCCGAGCATCTTCACCGCGACGTGGCCCTGGTCGTGATACATGGCCACCGCAGCGTCGAACTCGCCGTTCATCGCGCGGAAAAACACCGTGTCGCCCGGGTGCGGGCCGGTGACTTTCCAGCCGCGGCGGCAGGCTTCGTCGATTGCCGGTTGGATAAATTCCTCTTCTTCGCTGCCAAAGAGACCGTGCTCGCCCGCGTGGGGGTTGAGGCCGGCCACCGCGATATTGGGCTCTTCGATGCCCAGGCGCTGCACGGCTTCGCGGGTCAACTCCAGCACCTTCAGGATTCGCTCCGGGCGCACGCGGTTGATCGCCTCGGCTAGCGAAACGTGGGTGGAGACGTGGCTGACCCGCAGCTTCTCGGCCGCCAGCATCATCGTGGCACCCGGGGTCTTGCACAGGTGCGAGAGCAGCCCCGTATGGCCGTCGTAGTGGTGCCCCGCCTTGTTCAGCGATTCCTTGTTGATCGCAGAGGTGACGATCGCGCCTACCTGCTTGGCCAGCGCGGCCTCGGTGGCCGTCTTGATGTATTCGTAGGCGGCCTGGCCGGCGGGCGGGCTCACCTTGCCCAGCTCGAGCGTGGCAAGATCGACGTTCTGGAGGTCGAGCACTTCGATGTGGTCGGCATCCGGCGCGGCGGCGCTGAAGTCGGTAATGGCGCGGATCTCGGCCTTGCAGCCGGTATAGCCGGCGGCGGCGCGCAGGGTCTGGGCATCGCCCACCACCACCGGGCGGCAGATGGCGAGGATCTCGGGATCCACGAGGGCTTTGGTGATCAATTCGGGACCGGTGCCGGCGGGGTCTCCCATCGTCACGGCCAGGATCGGCTTGTTTTCAGGCTTCATGCGCGTAGCAGCTGGGTATTTAACGTCTCAGGCCAGGCATAGCTGCCCGGCTTGAGGGTTACAATAAAATGGGAAGCGGATTTCGGGGCGAGGCTGACGACGCCCGGCGCCCAGCTGCCCGCCATTTCGAGCTGGTGCCACTGGAGGCGGTCGAGAATCGCGGCCGCCGTCGAGCCTCCGGCGATCACGAGGTGCTGGAAGGCCCACTCGCGGTAAAGGTGCGCCACGGCCCCGCTGAGGACTTCCGCCGCGCGTTGGGCGAGGGAATCGGAGGCAACCCCGCGAGCGTCGGCGGCGATCACCACTGTCTGTCGCTTTTCGAGCAGGGAGGCGATACCTGCCAGAATCGGCGGTGCGGGGTCTGCACCCACGGGCAGCGGGAAAAACTTCGCGCCCCGGCTGATCGCCAGCTCGCGCCACGCATGCGTCGCATCCGCAATCGAGCCCAGCACGATGAGGGCAGGGGAGGGCACGGTGGGGGGCGGTACGACGACCGGAGGCCGGCAGCCCTGTTGGCGCAGCAGTGCGGCAAAAAACTCGGCCCCGCCTGCCGCCAGCGTCTGGGCGTCGACTTCGCGAGCCCACGCGGTCACGTCGGCACTCGTGGCGGTTTCGCCCACGACGAGGCCCTCGCGCGCGGCGCGGCCTGGTTGCCCGAGGTGGACCGGGTGCGGGCCGAAGCGCTGCAGCAGCTCCGTCACCTGGGCTGTCGTCGCCGGGTGGCGCGGGTCACGGGCAAAAGGCGTCTGGTGCAGCGGCACGCCGTCGACCAGGTAGGTGCCGTCGATGATCTGGCGGCGCAGTCCCGGGTTGGCGGGCACCAGCAAGGTGCGCTCGCGGCCCAGCCACGCGGCCATGGCCGCACACTCTTCGGCCACCGCGCCGCGCAGCACGGAGTCGGTCTTTTTATACCAGAGCGCTCCGGGGTGCGGGCTCAAGCCATCGAGCATCGCCCCCAGGCGTCGGGTGGCCTCGTCCGGAGCGTCGAGGCGGGTATCGGTGTCGCCCACCACCAGGTCGGCAGTGGGGTCGAGGCGGGGCTCCGGACCCCGCACGACGAGGGATCGCAGGCCATGCGCCTGCCCGATCGCGGCGATTTCGGCCGCGCCGGTCAAGTCGTCGGCCACGGCGATCACGCGGCTCATACAGGGTTCGGGCACTGGCGGCGGGCGGCAAGGGCCTGCACGACAGTGTCACGCTCGGCTCCTTCGAGGGTCAGGAGCGGCGGCAAAACGTAGGGTTGGCACAGGCCGTCGACGCACATGGCTGCCTTGAGGGCGGCGAGCGACTGGCCGAGGGTGCGGTTTTCCTGATAGACGAGGCTCAGGTGGTCGAGCTGGTCCTGGCAGGCCTTGGCGCCTTCCCAGTCGCCCTGGGCGGCGAGCGTCTCCAACTGGTGCCACAGGGCCGGCTCAAGATTGCCGGAGCTGGGGACCAGGCCGTCGAATCCGGCCTTGAGGGCCTCGACGGAAAGACGCGCGGCGCCCATGAAGACCGAGAAGTCGTCACGTTGAGCCAACGGTGCCACCAGCTCCAGGCGCCCGGGCGTCGCCTCGGAGTCCTTGAAGCCGATGATGCACTTTTCGGAGGCGAGCGCCTCGACCACCTCGACGGGGATCGACATGCGCGTGGCCTGCGGGATGTTGTAGATCATGATCGGCCCGTCGATCTCCTGGCAGAGCAGGCGGAAGTAGGCGATCATCTCGTCTGGCTTCAGCAGGTAATAGGACGGCAGGTGCGCCACGACCGCGTCGACCCCTTGCTTGAGGTATTCGCGGGCGGCAGCGATCGACTCGAGCACGCAGTTTTCGCCGATCCCGGCAAAGACGGGCACGCGGCCTTCGGCGGCCTGCACGGCGATCGCCACCAGCTCGCGGCGCATCCGGCCGGGGATCGAGGCGGCTTCGCCCGTCGTGCCGAGCACAAAAGCGCCGAGCTTGTTCTGGGCCAGGCGGTCGACCAGGCGGGCGGCGGCTTCGCCGTCGAGTTCGCGGTCGGCCGTGAATGGGCTGATCATGGGCACCACGGTGCCTCGGATTTTTTCGGAACGGGTCATTCCATGGCCTTTTGGTAAATCATGGCAGCGTCCTCCACCGTCAGCGGGCGGGGGTTGTTGCGGAGTAAGCGGGTAACGGTCATCGCGGATTCGGCCATGCGAGGGATGGCGTCGGCCGGGACACCGATTTCGGAAAGGCGACGGGGTATCTGGCAGGCTGCGCACAGCTCTTCGAGCGCCACGATGCCGGCTTCGGCGGTGGCGGCGTCGCTGCCCTGGTCTTCCACGCCGAGCGCGCGGGCGATGTCCGCATAGCGTTTGGGGGCCGCCGGGAGGTTGAAGCGCAGCACGTGCGGCAGCAGGAACGCGTTGGAGAGGCCGTGTGCGATGTGGAACTCGCCGCCCAACGGGTAGGCGAGGGCGTGCACGGCGGCGGTATTGACCGGGCCGAGGCACATGCCGCCGTAGAGGCTGCCGAGCGAGACGGCGGTGCGGGCGGCGAGGTCGTCCCCTTGCTCAAAGGCGCGGCGGATGTTGGCCCCGATCAGGCGCACGCCCTCCAGCGCGTAGATGTCGACCATCGGGTGCGCGTGCAGGTTGGCGTAGGCTTCGATACAGTGGACCAGGGCGTCGATGCCGGTGGTGGCGGTCAACGCGGGCGGCAGGCTCAGCGTCAGCTCCGGGTCGACGAAGGCGGCGTCGGGCACGAGCCAGGGGCTCACGACGCCCTTTTTCAGGTGCTCGCTCTCGTCGAGCAGGATGGCGTTGGGCGAGACTTCGCTGCCGGTGCCGGAAGTGGTGGGCAGGCACACGAGGCGCTTGTTGCGGCCCTTGAGGTTGCCGATGCCGAAGGCTTCCTTCACCGGTTGCGGGTTGTCGGCCATCGCTGCGATCAGCTTGGCGATGTCGAGTACGCTGCCGCCGCCGAGGCCGACCACCGTATCGGCATGGCTCTCCTGGGCGCGCTGGCGCAGGCGTTCAAAGGTGGCGACGTCGGGCTCCGGGGGGGCATCTTCGATCACCGTCACGCTCATCCCGGCGGCTTCGAGGGCTTCCTTCACGGGATCGGCCAGGGAGCGGATGAACGAGTTGGTGATAAGGAGGACGGAGCGCGTCTGGTGTCGCTGGAGGTAGGCTGGCAAGTCTTTGCGGCAGCCCGCCCCGAAGGCGAGGTGGCCGACTTGCAACAGCGTGAGAGGAGAGATCGTTTCCATAGGAAATCAGGCCGCCGTTTCGCTTTGGGGGCGTCGACGGAAGGTGTATTGCTCGATGTCGTCGGGGCGGTAGCCGCCCGCAATGAGGCTGACGATGTAGCCCACCCCGAAGAGGATGATGTGCCCGAAAATGCCGATCAGGATCGGGTTCCAGGTAAAGTTGAGGCCGAGGTCCATAATGCGGCTCTCACCGCCCTGCGTCAGGATGCCCCAGCCGGTAAAGATCATGCAGGCCACGATGCCGGCGTAGCAGCCCGTGCGGGTCGCCTTGCGGGTGAGGAAGCCGAGCAGGAAGAGCCCCAGCGTGCCGCCGGAGAGGATCGCAGCGATGACGACCCCGCGCTCCATGATGGAGGCGATGCCTTCCTTGGGCACCAGCAGCAGGGCGACGCCGGCGGAGATGAGGCCCGCGATGGCCACCATCAGGCGCCCGTAGAGCAGTTGCTCGCGGTCCGACATCTCTTTGCGGAAAAAGCCGATGTAATCGCTCGTGATCACGGTCGCGATGCTGTTGAGGTCGGCGCTGATGGACGACATCGAGGCGGCGAGGATCGCGGCGAGGATCAGGCCCACGATGCCTGCCGTCATCTCGGTAACGATGAAGTAGGGCACCACGTCGTCGGCCAAGGCAGGGGCCGGGTGCCCGGTGAGGTGGTAATAGCCCCACAGGCAGGCGCCGATAAACATGAAGACCGCCCAGACGGGGATGCAGAGGAAGGCGTTCCAAAGCGCGCCACGGCTGGCCTCGCGGTCGGTCGATGCGATGAGGTAGCGCTGCACCATATGCTGGTCGGCAATGTAGCGTCGGCCCCAGTTGATCGCGTAGGCGAGCATGAAGAGCCACTGCGTCGTCAGCGCCGGATCGGTCAGAGACTGGAGGGTAAAGCTGAAGTCGCCCAGGTTGAGCTTGCCGCCTTCCCAGGCCGCCTGCACCACTGCGCCGGGAGGCCCGGCCTCGGGGGCCAACAGGAGGCGCGCGAGGATCAGCACCGCTGCGCCGATAAAGATGCCGCCCTGCAGCACGCTCGTCCACACCACTGCCTTCATGCCGCCGATCATGGTGTAGAGGATCGTGAAGATACCGATGCTCAGGATCACGTAGCGAATGTCCCAGCCGGTCATCACGCGCACGGCTACGGCGGTCGTGACCAGCGTCAGGCCCAGATCGAAGATCCGGTCGCAAAGAAAGCCGAAAGAGGAGTAGAACTTGCCGCCCAGCCCGAAGCGTTTGCCGATGTATTCGTAGGCGCTCAGGCCCACGGTGTGCCGGTAGAAGGGCACGATGTATTTGGCCACCACGATGAGCACCAGCGGCAGCATCATGTTGCCGAGCAGGAGGATCAGGCCCTTCTGGAAGGTGGTGCCGGGCAGGCCGACGATGGTGCCGCTGCCGATGATCGTCGCCATCAACGTCATGGCCACGGCCCAGGCGGGCATGGTGCGCCCGGCGATAAAATAATCCGCAGAGCTTTTGGAGCCGCGGGAGGCCCACAGGCTCAGGCCGGCTACGATAATCGCGTAGCCGATGATGACAAGATAGTCTAGGGTTCCGAGGGACACAGGTGGATTGGGGGCTTAAGGGGTAACGCTGACAGGGGGTAACACAGATCCTGTGCAGCTCTCATGCAATGTTATTTCATGAAAAGATAAAGACAAAATCCTGTATTTCATGAAAAAATAAGGCCCGCGCGAAGGCGGACCTGAAGCGGGGCTGACGGGCGCAAATGAACCCTACAACTGCGCGACGGACTCGCGTTCTACCAATGAAGGTGAAACCAGAATGCGAAAACTGAGGTTTTCCTGAGGGTGACGTATCCGCCACAGCAACTGATCGACTGCGCGCTGCCCGACGACTTCGGGGTGCACGTCGATCGTCGTCAACCCGGGGCGCAGGTCCATCAGCAGCGGCATCTCGTTGTTGCAGGAGATCACGCTCACGTCTTTACCCACCTGCAGGCTCCGGCGCTCGAGGGCGGAGTAAAGCTGCACCGCGGTGCGGTCCGACGGGACGAAAATGGCGGTGGCGCGACGCTCGGCGGGCACGTTCATCCACTGGTCGACCAAGGTCTCCACGTGCTCCTGCGAAGTGGTCGCCGGCAGGGGCCAGGAGATGAGCGGCGGCGGCTCGACTTCGAGGGCGCTGGTCTCGAGGCTCAGCCGCTCGGCGGCCACGAAAAAGCTTTGCTTCAGTTTCTCGAATTGCGACTGCCCCGGCTTGGGGTTGAGGAAGCAGACGCGGCGGTGCCCCTTGGCGTGCAAGTGCCTCGCTACCAAGCGGCCGGCGGCATCGGTGTCGAAGTTGCAATGGTCGCCCCGGGCGTTGGGCAGGCGGCCCATCAGCCACACGTGAGGGTAGCTGTAGACGTGCCGCAGC
This genomic stretch from Verrucomicrobiota bacterium JB022 harbors:
- a CDS encoding malectin domain-containing carbohydrate-binding protein, yielding MTFTQTMLAGALGWALASTVLADADTRRQAYLLDGWRTVATEDTSAEQQAFQQPEFDDAGWEVVRVPHNWDSYEGFRQVKHGVFHGSAWYRNTFTLEPEDDGREVFLFFEGVGSYASVWVNGKQVGHHGGGLTTFTLNVTDVIDYDGPNTVAVRADHPEGIRDLPWVCGGCELAYGFSEGTQPFGISRPVSVVVTDSLRVTPFGVHAWNGKDVENVHLTTEVRNHRDERRDFTIRNRLVDADGQTVAEVETKTFLRPGATTELAQDFPKLENPQLWSPANPYLYQVVTEIIEGGKVVDRTQTRFGIRYIEWPDVHGEPGQPLKINGEPFFVRGVADYEHLLGQSHAFSDEQVDARVSKILSAGFNTFRDAHHPHNLRFNEHWDEKGVLWWTQFGAHIWFEKEDFYNNYKALLRDWIKERRNSPSIFLYGLQNESKLPAWFAEQCVEIIRELDPTASVQRPIVTCNGGEGTDWDVPQNWSGTYGGDPYKYGEELIRQRMVGEYGAWRSIDAHSEGGFYDDAPLTEDRMTGLLEIKLGEAEKVRDQIIGHFLWPFTTHQNPGRNVGALGQQTTDGIRPLDQIGPANNKGLQTIWGEPLDAFYMYRSNYVEGSDEPMVYISSHTWPDRWVQPGAKDGIVVYGNVDEVELYNGFRTRSLGKRTRNGPGTHFKWDGADIQTNLLYAEGRIDGKVVARDWITLHHLPKDDTLAKLDPAPKKEPTAAKQELTYLYRVNAGGPAFADHAGRVWAADRVYEEGDTWGSVSWGSRFANVDPRFGSKRRIFDPVLGTSDDALFQSFRYGRQELQYVFEVPNGTYEVELYFIEPWYGLGNTQSKGWRLFDVAINDETVLERLDLFAEAGRAKALKRTVTAQAKDGKLVVHFPQIEAGQAVISAIAVASKSPVKIAAPTPSTLFRDVKGAAARTWLDTGVKLHIDQPTTLTDLSWELREADWLQLPSKAGKQAVSFSVAVDTNLYAAVDASLAGEFADWEGTPFTLETSARDEAVSLVRKRVSAGDAVTLPTLPIALLAERRFPPPPAAEVFDFVASGSQRPDGVRAVGNLRAGQPLYSDGGPAIAKFESRLSDADWIQLPQADADNPDLRVRFRVEDHTEVHVGLDARVTEFPAWMSDWIDSRGWKLFTTDDGETGYRFRKKRFLPGETVELGPNAKLPNGEPARMYVGVIQTVRAAFTLQTEGQKEATGYRAASVPGYTGEGYVDLQGSGLTQFPFEISVGVGDRYGLNFRYQSRSNEPIPAKMTIINTADGALVCDDDVVFQPTERGEWGLTRLRTCDSINAGVYHVIIETPQLESLIFDSLEVE
- a CDS encoding exo-alpha-sialidase, with amino-acid sequence MKLPYLVSCFALPLLAGCTATAQPISEIEHPVIFNGDEVANTNADGGLRWAVGTHNIQVYRANRTQPQHQDGLDHTYLHAPMLAYWQDKFLLAYLSGAVNEHDTPTDTSFMTSLDGVNWSAPKLLFPAYQLPDGSWTLTHQRMVWYVAPNGRLLATGFHGEAPNPNDGSGIGRVVREVKANGELGPIYFIRYNSGPNWDEAKAKQYPFYTQSGDAAFKEACEALLNDKLATAQWWEEDRAEDGFYRVKGKAFMTYHRPDGKVVGLAKDAQASISDDEGETWERKGFIPGLEVNGSKYWAQKTDDGKYALVYNPTTRLRHPLAVMLSDDGQNFDQLLSIHGELPVQRWPGLYKNMGPQYVRGISEGNGNPPGNDLWLTYSVNKEDLWVSRTPTPITADAPVPANDEFEQTNINKMPVLWNIYRPVWAPVTVVQADETHGRVLQLVDEDPYDYASATRAFPASRSVKTTFNFKAEQTDARLEIDFTGPNGMRPVQVALTADGKIEARHEGIWKDAGTYQAGEWSELTIWVNPEKNTEKFRILVNGKETLYRDAYFSDYIPQVERMTFRTGEYRRRGAGGHELPGADERAKRAVFQIDDVKFEFPAEQ
- the pdxA gene encoding 4-hydroxythreonine-4-phosphate dehydrogenase PdxA, translated to MKPENKPILAVTMGDPAGTGPELITKALVDPEILAICRPVVVGDAQTLRAAAGYTGCKAEIRAITDFSAAAPDADHIEVLDLQNVDLATLELGKVSPPAGQAAYEYIKTATEAALAKQVGAIVTSAINKESLNKAGHHYDGHTGLLSHLCKTPGATMMLAAEKLRVSHVSTHVSLAEAINRVRPERILKVLELTREAVQRLGIEEPNIAVAGLNPHAGEHGLFGSEEEEFIQPAIDEACRRGWKVTGPHPGDTVFFRAMNGEFDAAVAMYHDQGHVAVKMLGIWRGVNITLGLPIIRTSVEHGTNFDLAGTGRSDPRSLLAALKLAAQLAS
- a CDS encoding four-carbon acid sugar kinase family protein, which translates into the protein MSRVIAVADDLTGAAEIAAIGQAHGLRSLVVRGPEPRLDPTADLVVGDTDTRLDAPDEATRRLGAMLDGLSPHPGALWYKKTDSVLRGAVAEECAAMAAWLGRERTLLVPANPGLRRQIIDGTYLVDGVPLHQTPFARDPRHPATTAQVTELLQRFGPHPVHLGQPGRAAREGLVVGETATSADVTAWAREVDAQTLAAGGAEFFAALLRQQGCRPPVVVPPPTVPSPALIVLGSIADATHAWRELAISRGAKFFPLPVGADPAPPILAGIASLLEKRQTVVIAADARGVASDSLAQRAAEVLSGAVAHLYREWAFQHLVIAGGSTAAAILDRLQWHQLEMAGSWAPGVVSLAPKSASHFIVTLKPGSYAWPETLNTQLLRA
- a CDS encoding dihydrodipicolinate synthase family protein; the protein is MTRSEKIRGTVVPMISPFTADRELDGEAAARLVDRLAQNKLGAFVLGTTGEAASIPGRMRRELVAIAVQAAEGRVPVFAGIGENCVLESIAAAREYLKQGVDAVVAHLPSYYLLKPDEMIAYFRLLCQEIDGPIMIYNIPQATRMSIPVEVVEALASEKCIIGFKDSEATPGRLELVAPLAQRDDFSVFMGAARLSVEALKAGFDGLVPSSGNLEPALWHQLETLAAQGDWEGAKACQDQLDHLSLVYQENRTLGQSLAALKAAMCVDGLCQPYVLPPLLTLEGAERDTVVQALAARRQCPNPV
- a CDS encoding iron-containing alcohol dehydrogenase, with amino-acid sequence METISPLTLLQVGHLAFGAGCRKDLPAYLQRHQTRSVLLITNSFIRSLADPVKEALEAAGMSVTVIEDAPPEPDVATFERLRQRAQESHADTVVGLGGGSVLDIAKLIAAMADNPQPVKEAFGIGNLKGRNKRLVCLPTTSGTGSEVSPNAILLDESEHLKKGVVSPWLVPDAAFVDPELTLSLPPALTATTGIDALVHCIEAYANLHAHPMVDIYALEGVRLIGANIRRAFEQGDDLAARTAVSLGSLYGGMCLGPVNTAAVHALAYPLGGEFHIAHGLSNAFLLPHVLRFNLPAAPKRYADIARALGVEDQGSDAATAEAGIVALEELCAACQIPRRLSEIGVPADAIPRMAESAMTVTRLLRNNPRPLTVEDAAMIYQKAME
- a CDS encoding sodium/solute symporter (Members of the Solute:Sodium Symporter (SSS), TC 2.A.21 as described in tcdb.org, catalyze solute:Na+ symport. Known solutes for members of the family include sugars, amino acids, nucleosides, inositols, vitamins, urea or anions, depending on the system.), producing MSLGTLDYLVIIGYAIIVAGLSLWASRGSKSSADYFIAGRTMPAWAVAMTLMATIIGSGTIVGLPGTTFQKGLILLLGNMMLPLVLIVVAKYIVPFYRHTVGLSAYEYIGKRFGLGGKFYSSFGFLCDRIFDLGLTLVTTAVAVRVMTGWDIRYVILSIGIFTILYTMIGGMKAVVWTSVLQGGIFIGAAVLILARLLLAPEAGPPGAVVQAAWEGGKLNLGDFSFTLQSLTDPALTTQWLFMLAYAINWGRRYIADQHMVQRYLIASTDREASRGALWNAFLCIPVWAVFMFIGACLWGYYHLTGHPAPALADDVVPYFIVTEMTAGIVGLILAAILAASMSSISADLNSIATVITSDYIGFFRKEMSDREQLLYGRLMVAIAGLISAGVALLLVPKEGIASIMERGVVIAAILSGGTLGLFLLGFLTRKATRTGCYAGIVACMIFTGWGILTQGGESRIMDLGLNFTWNPILIGIFGHIILFGVGYIVSLIAGGYRPDDIEQYTFRRRPQSETAA
- a CDS encoding LacI family DNA-binding transcriptional regulator, producing MNKPNSKPRATITEVAKAAGVATGTVSRVFNKHPDVNIDIRRRVNEAAAKLGYVRQRKRTRSAHHSEVGNIGVIFFGMQDTLAQLPVVSSAVHGIEVALSEIGRNLMLSNIPEGDRIPPFLAENRVEGVIIKGPNQGALPNPEENDLLRHVYSYPHVWLMGRLPNARGDHCNFDTDAAGRLVARHLHAKGHRRVCFLNPKPGQSQFEKLKQSFFVAAERLSLETSALEVEPPPLISWPLPATTSQEHVETLVDQWMNVPAERRATAIFVPSDRTAVQLYSALERRSLQVGKDVSVISCNNEMPLLMDLRPGLTTIDVHPEVVGQRAVDQLLWRIRHPQENLSFRILVSPSLVERESVAQL